In one window of uncultured Acetobacteroides sp. DNA:
- a CDS encoding acyltransferase, producing MADYFAHETAILDEGCQIGDGTKIWHFSHIMSGCTLGEGCNIGQNVVISPDVVLGKGCKVQNNVSIYTGVICEDDVFLGPSMVFTNVTNPRSAVNRKSEYRKTVVGKGATIGANATIVCGHDIGEYAFIGAGAVVTKTIKPYALVVGNPARQIGWMSEFGHQLEFDSEGIAVCPESGERYMLANDEVVKIA from the coding sequence ATGGCAGATTACTTTGCCCACGAAACGGCGATTCTTGATGAGGGTTGCCAAATTGGCGACGGAACTAAGATATGGCACTTTTCGCACATCATGAGCGGGTGTACCCTTGGCGAAGGGTGCAATATCGGTCAGAATGTTGTGATTTCGCCAGATGTTGTACTCGGCAAAGGCTGCAAGGTTCAGAACAACGTGTCGATATATACCGGCGTAATCTGCGAGGATGATGTTTTTCTCGGACCTTCGATGGTGTTTACCAACGTAACCAATCCACGAAGCGCCGTTAACCGCAAGAGCGAATACCGCAAGACTGTAGTAGGCAAAGGTGCTACCATTGGTGCCAACGCTACCATCGTTTGTGGGCACGATATTGGAGAGTATGCCTTTATCGGCGCTGGCGCGGTTGTCACTAAAACCATAAAACCTTATGCCTTGGTGGTAGGCAATCCTGCCCGTCAGATAGGCTGGATGAGCGAGTTTGGGCACCAACTCGAATTCGATAGCGAGGGTATCGCCGTTTGCCCCGAAAGTGGCGAGCGCTACATGTTAGCGAACGACGAGGTTGTAAAGATTGCATAA